The proteins below come from a single Poecilia reticulata strain Guanapo linkage group LG5, Guppy_female_1.0+MT, whole genome shotgun sequence genomic window:
- the tsen2 gene encoding tRNA-splicing endonuclease subunit Sen2 isoform X2 — MQAEFRPPRRRTRVYEDYKAPLPLIRNRQDRKHYRGELIHQQVLVCHPDHIQSIHNQGYFGKGVLSRARPEHSISDQWEQHKGVLLPVISQSRYEELLRWAKAELSSQRLDEEVANQTLLALTETVEEEEEANGAEEEPGGGACVQMKRLGAESEPEERNYRSDPQNLDLDAEPDSDSDSEPGSGVRVPGPGYVLVDLEAQDGGGAREVRRSPLALTEYLQLSLEEAFFLVYSLGVLSVYQQQEPLSVVELWRTFRSLRPDFVSSYAAYHHFRSRGWVPKGGGGAKYGVDLMLYRKGPPFYHASYSVVVERTGESLGGAALRPFSWRSLAALSRITASVSKELMLCYIIYPTDLSEDDLDSPVCLSRLKVQETMVSRWVSSRERAEQDDI, encoded by the exons ATGCAGGCGGAGTTCCGGCCTCCTCGGAGGAGAACCCGGGTTTATGAGGACTACAAGGCTCCGCTGCCGCTGATCCGGAACCGGCAGGACAGGAAGCATTACCGGGGGGAGCTGATCCACCAGCAGGTTCTGGTCTGCCATCCGGACCACATCCAGAGCATCCACaaccag GGCTACTTTGGAAAAGGGGTTCTGTCCAGAGCCCGACCGGAACACAGCATTTCCGACCAATGGGAGC AACACAAAGGTGTGCTTCTACCTGTCATCTCTCAGTCCAG GTATGAAGAGCTGCTCAGGTGGGCAAAGGCGGAGCTTTCTTCTCAGCGATTGGATGAAGAGGTGGCCAATCAGACACTGCTGGCTCTGACTGAGactgtggaggaggaagaggaggcaaatggagcagaagaagagccagggggcggagcctgtgTCCAAATGAAGAGGCTAGGGGCGGAGTCAGAGCCAGAGGAGAGAAACTACAG GTCCGACCCACAGAACCTAGACCTGGACGCAGAACCGGACTCTGACTCCGACtctgagcccggttctggtGTCCGTGTTCCGGGTCCTGGTTATGTCCTGGTGGACCTGGAGGCTCAG GATGGAGGCGGAGCCAGGGAGGTGAGGCGGAGTCCTCTGGCTCTTACAGAATACCTGCAGCTGAGCCTGGAGGAG GCCTTCTTCCTGGTCTACAGCCTTGGCGTTCTGTCTGTCTACCAGCAGCAG GAGCCCCTGTCAGTCGTGGAGCTGTGGAGGACGTTTCGGTCGCTGCGTCCCGACTTCGTCAGTTCATACGCTGCGTACCATCACTTCCGCAGCAGGGGCTGGGTCCCTAAGGGAGGAGGCGGGGCCAAATACGGCGTTGATCTCA tGCTCTACAGGAAGGGACCACCTTTCTACCACGCCAG CTACTCGGTGGTGGTGGAGAGGACAGGTGAATCGTTGGGGGGTGCAGCGCTGCGCCCGTTTTCCTGGCGCTCTCTGGCGGCTCTCAGCAGGATCACAGCCAGTGTTTCCAAG GAGTTGATGCTATGTTACATCATCTACCCAACTGACCTATCAGAGGATGACCTGGATTCACCTGTGTGCCTGAGCAGGTTAAAGGTTCAG GAGACGATGGTCAGCAGGTGGGTTTCCTCCAGAGAGCGAGCAGAGCAGGACgacatctga
- the LOC103464241 gene encoding uncharacterized protein LOC103464241 isoform X3, producing the protein MSSDRLYPGNQRRRRGEEAKERRKKRSGSDCQAAEEEMEQSVIHLSHCQTEIFCFAVPEVCPSCGEELKGRRLQEAPVSLPSPFTDGHKTSCCLLVAPAHNNQDRDFTGTSDLHTGISNTKGMNLRQGPLSRMACGEIRVGGAAVSASPWSDPTCSTCWLSGTSTWRRSLRDPPGTQCGRSSMRKTTTASASASSS; encoded by the exons ATGTCATCTGATAGGCTGTATCCAGGCAACCAGAGGAGGAGGCGGGGAGAAGAGGCtaaagagaggaggaagaagaggagtgGGTCAGACTGCCAAGCAGCTGAGGAGGAGATGGAGCAAAGCGTCATCCACCTGAGCCACTGCCAGACGGAGATCTTCTGCTTCGCGGTGCCTGAGGTGTGTCCGAGCTGCGGGGAGGAGCTGAAGGGCCGCAGACTGCAGGAGGCGCCGGTGAGCCTGCCGTCCCCCTTCACCGACGGACACAAGACCTCCTGCTGCCTGCTGGTCGCTCCTGCACACAATAACCAGGACAG AGACTTTACTGGGACATCAGACCTGCACACTGGCATCTCCAACACTAAAGGTATGAACCTGAGACAAGGGCCTTTGTCCAG GATGGCGTGCGGCGAGATCAGAGTGGGTGGAGCCGCTGTGTCAGCGTCCCCCTGGTCCGACCCGACATGTTCCACCTGCTGGCTCAGTGGGACCAGTACCTGGAGACGTTCTCTGAGGGACCCGCCTGGGACCCAGTGTGGCAGAA GTTCCATGAGGAAGACCACAACTGCTTCAGCTTCTGCCTCCAGTTCTTGA
- the LOC103464241 gene encoding MKRN2 opposite strand protein isoform X2 has product MEQSVIHLSHCQTEIFCFAVPEVCPSCGEELKGRRLQEAPVSLPSPFTDGHKTSCCLLVAPAHNNQDRDFTGTSDLHTGISNTKGVVYNYTQDGVRRDQSGWSRCVSVPLVRPDMFHLLAQWDQYLETFSEGPAWDPVWQKFHEEDHNCFSFCLQFLNGVLAMEGRGALSRDDFTRCFILPRMRRVSKYTTLIRHLQEHQYYLADRQETLGYGQEESVTTS; this is encoded by the exons ATGGAGCAAAGCGTCATCCACCTGAGCCACTGCCAGACGGAGATCTTCTGCTTCGCGGTGCCTGAGGTGTGTCCGAGCTGCGGGGAGGAGCTGAAGGGCCGCAGACTGCAGGAGGCGCCGGTGAGCCTGCCGTCCCCCTTCACCGACGGACACAAGACCTCCTGCTGCCTGCTGGTCGCTCCTGCACACAATAACCAGGACAG AGACTTTACTGGGACATCAGACCTGCACACTGGCATCTCCAACACTAAAG GTGTTGTTTATAACTACACTCAGGATGGCGTGCGGCGAGATCAGAGTGGGTGGAGCCGCTGTGTCAGCGTCCCCCTGGTCCGACCCGACATGTTCCACCTGCTGGCTCAGTGGGACCAGTACCTGGAGACGTTCTCTGAGGGACCCGCCTGGGACCCAGTGTGGCAGAA GTTCCATGAGGAAGACCACAACTGCTTCAGCTTCTGCCTCCAGTTCTTGAACGGCGTCCTGGCCATGGAGGGTCGCGGCGCTCTGAGCCGGGACGACTTCACCCGCTGCTTCATCCTGCCGAGGATGAGGAGGGTGTCAAAGTACACCACGCTGATCCGGCACCTGCAGGAACACCAGTACTACCTGGCAGACAGGCAGGAGACACTGGGATACGGGCAGGAAGAGTCGGTCACCACCAGTTAA
- the LOC103464239 gene encoding RNA-binding protein 39 isoform X1 yields MMADDLDIEAMLEAPYRKEDGKNQSPEGQEERSKRKKRSRSKDRKRSRSRDKKRSRSRERKGSRSRDRRRSRSRERRRSRSRERGGRYKDHHKHRRRSRSKSPIRKEKSPPRLPLDNLTPEERDARTVFCMQLAARIRPRDLEEFFSAVGKVRDVRMISDRNSRRSKGIAYIEFVEASSVPLAIGLTGQRLLGVPIIVQASQAEKNRAAAAAAANSLQKGSFGPMRLYVGSLHFNITEEMLRGIFEPFGRIENIQLMMDSETGRSKGFGFITFADAECAKKALEQLNGFELAGRPMKVGHVTERTDAAAASSFLDNDELDRSGVDLGTTGRLQLMARLAEGTGLQIPPAAQQALQMSGAIAIGALAAVSAAMNPPLTMNMSTPALNLPSQPLATHCFQLSNMFNPNSENVPGWELDIQHDVIEECNKHGGVVHIYVDKNSAEGNVYVKCPSIPSAMAAVNALHGRYFGGKMITAAYVPLPTYHNLFPESATATQLLVPPARR; encoded by the exons ATGATGGCGGATGACCTGGACATTGAGGCGATGCTGGAGGCTCCATACAGGAAG gagGACGGGAAGAACCAGAGCCCTGAAGGACAGGAGGAGCGCAGCAAGAG GAAGAAGCGCAGCCGCAGCAAAGACAGGAAGCGCAGCCGCAGTCGGGACAAGAAGAGGAGCCGCAGCCGCGAGCGCAAAGGCAGCCGCAGCCGCGACCGACGCAGGAGCCGCAGCCGGGAGCGCAGACGCAGCCGCAGCCGCGAGCGGGGGGGCCGCTACAAAGACCACCACAAGCA CCGCAGACGGTCGAGAAGCAAGAGTCCAATCAGGAAGGAGAAAAGCCCACCCAG GCTGCCGCTGGACAACCTGACCCCGGAGGAGCGGGACGCCCGCACCGTGTTCTGCATGCAGCTGGCGGCCCGGATACGACCCCGCGACCTGGAGGAGTTCTTCTCTGCTGTGGGGAAG GTTCGGGATGTGAGGATGATCTCTGACAGGAACTCACGGAGGTCAAAGGGCATCGCCTACATTGAGTTTGTGGAGGCCAGCTCGGTTCCTCTGGCCATCGGCCTGACGGGTCAGAGGCTGCTGGGGGTTCCCATCATCGTCCAGGCCTCACAG GCGGAGAAGAACCgagctgctgccgctgctgcagcCAACAGCCTCCAGAAGGGATCGTTTGGCCCGATGCGGCTCTACGTCGGCTCGCTGCACTTCAACATCACTGAGGAGATGCTGAGAGGGATCTTTGAGCCTTTTGGACGG ATTGAAAACATCCAGCTGATGATGGACAGCGAGACGGGCCGATCTAAAGGCTTCGGCTTCATCACG TTTGCAGACGCGGAGTGCGCTAAGAAGGCGCTGGAGCAGCTGAACGGCTTCGAGCTGGCGGGCCGACCCATGAAGGTGGGTCATGTGACCGAGCGGACTGACGCCGCCGCCGCTTCCTCCTTCCTGGACAACGACGAGCTGGACCGGTCCGGCGTGGACCTGGGAACCACGGGGCGGCTGCAGCTGATGGCCCGCCTGGCTGAAG GTACCGGCCTGCAGATCCCTCCTGCTGCTCAGCAGGCGCTGCAGATGAGCGGCGCCATCGCCATCGGCGCGCTGGCGGCCGTGTCGG CTGCCATGAATCCACCTCTGACCATGAACATGAGCACTCCAGCGCTGAACCTGCCGTCTCAGCCACTCGCCACTCACTGCTTCCAGCTGTCCAACATGTTCAACCCAAACAG TGAGAACGTGCCGGGCTGGGAGCTGGACATCCAGCACGACGTCATCGAGGAGTGCAACAAACACGGAGGCGTCGTCCACATCTACGTCGATAAGAATTCAGCCGAG GGAAACGTTTATGTGAAGTGCCCGTCCATCCCGTCTGCCATGGCCGCCGTTAACGCTCTGCACGGCAGGTACTTTGGAG GTAAAATGATCACAGCGGCGTACGTCCCCCTGCCCACCTACCACAACCTGTTCCCAGAGTCTGCCACTGCCACGCAGCTGCTGGTTCCACCGGCCAGGCGGTGA
- the tsen2 gene encoding tRNA-splicing endonuclease subunit Sen2 isoform X1 has translation MQAEFRPPRRRTRVYEDYKAPLPLIRNRQDRKHYRGELIHQQVLVCHPDHIQSIHNQGYFGKGVLSRARPEHSISDQWEQHKGVLLPVISQSRYEELLRWAKAELSSQRLDEEVANQTLLALTETVEEEEEANGAEEEPGGGACVQMKRLGAESEPEERNYRSDPQNLDLDAEPDSDSDSEPGSGVRVPGPGYVLVDLEAQDGGGAREVRRSPLALTEYLQLSLEEVTHLSQHSNSTQAAFFLVYSLGVLSVYQQQEPLSVVELWRTFRSLRPDFVSSYAAYHHFRSRGWVPKGGGGAKYGVDLMLYRKGPPFYHASYSVVVERTGESLGGAALRPFSWRSLAALSRITASVSKELMLCYIIYPTDLSEDDLDSPVCLSRLKVQETMVSRWVSSRERAEQDDI, from the exons ATGCAGGCGGAGTTCCGGCCTCCTCGGAGGAGAACCCGGGTTTATGAGGACTACAAGGCTCCGCTGCCGCTGATCCGGAACCGGCAGGACAGGAAGCATTACCGGGGGGAGCTGATCCACCAGCAGGTTCTGGTCTGCCATCCGGACCACATCCAGAGCATCCACaaccag GGCTACTTTGGAAAAGGGGTTCTGTCCAGAGCCCGACCGGAACACAGCATTTCCGACCAATGGGAGC AACACAAAGGTGTGCTTCTACCTGTCATCTCTCAGTCCAG GTATGAAGAGCTGCTCAGGTGGGCAAAGGCGGAGCTTTCTTCTCAGCGATTGGATGAAGAGGTGGCCAATCAGACACTGCTGGCTCTGACTGAGactgtggaggaggaagaggaggcaaatggagcagaagaagagccagggggcggagcctgtgTCCAAATGAAGAGGCTAGGGGCGGAGTCAGAGCCAGAGGAGAGAAACTACAG GTCCGACCCACAGAACCTAGACCTGGACGCAGAACCGGACTCTGACTCCGACtctgagcccggttctggtGTCCGTGTTCCGGGTCCTGGTTATGTCCTGGTGGACCTGGAGGCTCAG GATGGAGGCGGAGCCAGGGAGGTGAGGCGGAGTCCTCTGGCTCTTACAGAATACCTGCAGCTGAGCCTGGAGGAGGTAACACACCTGAGTCAGCACAGCAACTCTACACAGGCA GCCTTCTTCCTGGTCTACAGCCTTGGCGTTCTGTCTGTCTACCAGCAGCAG GAGCCCCTGTCAGTCGTGGAGCTGTGGAGGACGTTTCGGTCGCTGCGTCCCGACTTCGTCAGTTCATACGCTGCGTACCATCACTTCCGCAGCAGGGGCTGGGTCCCTAAGGGAGGAGGCGGGGCCAAATACGGCGTTGATCTCA tGCTCTACAGGAAGGGACCACCTTTCTACCACGCCAG CTACTCGGTGGTGGTGGAGAGGACAGGTGAATCGTTGGGGGGTGCAGCGCTGCGCCCGTTTTCCTGGCGCTCTCTGGCGGCTCTCAGCAGGATCACAGCCAGTGTTTCCAAG GAGTTGATGCTATGTTACATCATCTACCCAACTGACCTATCAGAGGATGACCTGGATTCACCTGTGTGCCTGAGCAGGTTAAAGGTTCAG GAGACGATGGTCAGCAGGTGGGTTTCCTCCAGAGAGCGAGCAGAGCAGGACgacatctga
- the LOC103464241 gene encoding MKRN2 opposite strand protein isoform X1 yields MSSDRLYPGNQRRRRGEEAKERRKKRSGSDCQAAEEEMEQSVIHLSHCQTEIFCFAVPEVCPSCGEELKGRRLQEAPVSLPSPFTDGHKTSCCLLVAPAHNNQDRDFTGTSDLHTGISNTKGVVYNYTQDGVRRDQSGWSRCVSVPLVRPDMFHLLAQWDQYLETFSEGPAWDPVWQKFHEEDHNCFSFCLQFLNGVLAMEGRGALSRDDFTRCFILPRMRRVSKYTTLIRHLQEHQYYLADRQETLGYGQEESVTTS; encoded by the exons ATGTCATCTGATAGGCTGTATCCAGGCAACCAGAGGAGGAGGCGGGGAGAAGAGGCtaaagagaggaggaagaagaggagtgGGTCAGACTGCCAAGCAGCTGAGGAGGAGATGGAGCAAAGCGTCATCCACCTGAGCCACTGCCAGACGGAGATCTTCTGCTTCGCGGTGCCTGAGGTGTGTCCGAGCTGCGGGGAGGAGCTGAAGGGCCGCAGACTGCAGGAGGCGCCGGTGAGCCTGCCGTCCCCCTTCACCGACGGACACAAGACCTCCTGCTGCCTGCTGGTCGCTCCTGCACACAATAACCAGGACAG AGACTTTACTGGGACATCAGACCTGCACACTGGCATCTCCAACACTAAAG GTGTTGTTTATAACTACACTCAGGATGGCGTGCGGCGAGATCAGAGTGGGTGGAGCCGCTGTGTCAGCGTCCCCCTGGTCCGACCCGACATGTTCCACCTGCTGGCTCAGTGGGACCAGTACCTGGAGACGTTCTCTGAGGGACCCGCCTGGGACCCAGTGTGGCAGAA GTTCCATGAGGAAGACCACAACTGCTTCAGCTTCTGCCTCCAGTTCTTGAACGGCGTCCTGGCCATGGAGGGTCGCGGCGCTCTGAGCCGGGACGACTTCACCCGCTGCTTCATCCTGCCGAGGATGAGGAGGGTGTCAAAGTACACCACGCTGATCCGGCACCTGCAGGAACACCAGTACTACCTGGCAGACAGGCAGGAGACACTGGGATACGGGCAGGAAGAGTCGGTCACCACCAGTTAA
- the LOC103464239 gene encoding RNA-binding protein 39 isoform X2 has protein sequence MMADDLDIEAMLEAPYRKEDGKNQSPEGQEERSKRKKRSRSKDRKRSRSRDKKRSRSRERKGSRSRDRRRSRSRERRRSRSRERGGRYKDHHKHRRRSRSKSPIRKEKSPPRLPLDNLTPEERDARTVFCMQLAARIRPRDLEEFFSAVGKVRDVRMISDRNSRRSKGIAYIEFVEASSVPLAIGLTGQRLLGVPIIVQASQAEKNRAAAAAAANSLQKGSFGPMRLYVGSLHFNITEEMLRGIFEPFGRIENIQLMMDSETGRSKGFGFITFADAECAKKALEQLNGFELAGRPMKVGHVTERTDAAAASSFLDNDELDRSGVDLGTTGRLQLMARLAEGTGLQIPPAAQQALQMSGAIAIGALAAVSAAMNPPLTMNMSTPALNLPSQPLATHCFQLSNMFNPNRVCVVFQ, from the exons ATGATGGCGGATGACCTGGACATTGAGGCGATGCTGGAGGCTCCATACAGGAAG gagGACGGGAAGAACCAGAGCCCTGAAGGACAGGAGGAGCGCAGCAAGAG GAAGAAGCGCAGCCGCAGCAAAGACAGGAAGCGCAGCCGCAGTCGGGACAAGAAGAGGAGCCGCAGCCGCGAGCGCAAAGGCAGCCGCAGCCGCGACCGACGCAGGAGCCGCAGCCGGGAGCGCAGACGCAGCCGCAGCCGCGAGCGGGGGGGCCGCTACAAAGACCACCACAAGCA CCGCAGACGGTCGAGAAGCAAGAGTCCAATCAGGAAGGAGAAAAGCCCACCCAG GCTGCCGCTGGACAACCTGACCCCGGAGGAGCGGGACGCCCGCACCGTGTTCTGCATGCAGCTGGCGGCCCGGATACGACCCCGCGACCTGGAGGAGTTCTTCTCTGCTGTGGGGAAG GTTCGGGATGTGAGGATGATCTCTGACAGGAACTCACGGAGGTCAAAGGGCATCGCCTACATTGAGTTTGTGGAGGCCAGCTCGGTTCCTCTGGCCATCGGCCTGACGGGTCAGAGGCTGCTGGGGGTTCCCATCATCGTCCAGGCCTCACAG GCGGAGAAGAACCgagctgctgccgctgctgcagcCAACAGCCTCCAGAAGGGATCGTTTGGCCCGATGCGGCTCTACGTCGGCTCGCTGCACTTCAACATCACTGAGGAGATGCTGAGAGGGATCTTTGAGCCTTTTGGACGG ATTGAAAACATCCAGCTGATGATGGACAGCGAGACGGGCCGATCTAAAGGCTTCGGCTTCATCACG TTTGCAGACGCGGAGTGCGCTAAGAAGGCGCTGGAGCAGCTGAACGGCTTCGAGCTGGCGGGCCGACCCATGAAGGTGGGTCATGTGACCGAGCGGACTGACGCCGCCGCCGCTTCCTCCTTCCTGGACAACGACGAGCTGGACCGGTCCGGCGTGGACCTGGGAACCACGGGGCGGCTGCAGCTGATGGCCCGCCTGGCTGAAG GTACCGGCCTGCAGATCCCTCCTGCTGCTCAGCAGGCGCTGCAGATGAGCGGCGCCATCGCCATCGGCGCGCTGGCGGCCGTGTCGG CTGCCATGAATCCACCTCTGACCATGAACATGAGCACTCCAGCGCTGAACCTGCCGTCTCAGCCACTCGCCACTCACTGCTTCCAGCTGTCCAACATGTTCAACCCAAACAG agtgtgtgttgtgtttcaGTGA